Proteins from a genomic interval of Gossypium hirsutum isolate 1008001.06 chromosome A09, Gossypium_hirsutum_v2.1, whole genome shotgun sequence:
- the LOC107937079 gene encoding ERBB-3 BINDING PROTEIN 1 isoform X1, whose product MSDDEREEKELDLTSPEVVTKYKSAAEIVNKALQLVVKECKPKTKIVDICEKGDAFIREQTGNMYKNAKRKIERGVAFPTCLSVNNIVCHFSPLASDTSELQEGDMVKIDMGCHIDGFIAVVAHTHVVQEGPVNDRKADVIAAANTAAEVALRLVRPGKKNKDVTDAIQKVAAAYDCKIVEGVLSHQLKQFVIDGNKVILSVSNPDTRVDDAEFEENEVYAVDIVASTGEGKPKLLDEKQTTIYKRAVDKNYHLKMKTSRFIFSEINQKFPILPFTARALEEKRARLGLVECVNHDLLQPYPVLHEKPGDYVAHIKFTVLLMPNGSDRITLHPLQELQPTKTIDDPEIKGWLALGTKTKKKGGGKKKKGKKNEGDKADAEPMDASKTDAAAS is encoded by the exons ATGTCGGACGACGAGCGAGAGGAAAAGGAGTTGGATCTCACCTCTCCTGAAGTTGTTACTAAATACAAGAGTGCTGCTGAGATCGTTAACA AGGCTTTGCAGTTAGTTGTAAAAGAATGCAAACCAAAAACTAAGATTGTTGACATTTGCGAGAAGGGTGATGCATTTATCAGAGA GCAAACAGGCAATATGTATAAGAATGCTAAGAGGAAGATTGAGAGAGGTGTTGCCTTCCCCACTTGTCTTTCTGTTAATAACATTGTTTGTCATTTCTCTCCACTTGCTAGTGACACCTCCGAGCTGCAAGAAGGTGATATGGTGAAGAT TGACATGGGTTGCCACATTGATGGGTTTATTGCTGTAGTTGCGCACACCCATGTTGTCCAGGAAGGACCAGTCAATGACAGGAAGGCTGATGTTATTGCTGCTGCAAATACCGCCGCAGAAGTTGCATTGAGGCTTGTTAGGCCTGGGAAGAAG AATAAAGATGTAACAGATGCAATTCAGAAGGTAGCTGCAGCTTATGACTGCAAAATTGTTGAAGGTGTTCTTAGCCATCAATTGAAGCAGTTTGTGATAGATGGAAACAAAGTCATACTCAGTGTCTCCAACCCAGATACGAGAGTTGATGATGCGGAGTTTGAGGAGAATGAAGTTTATGCAGTAGATATAGTTGCTTCAACTGGTGAAGGCAAG CCAAAACTTTTGGATGAGAAGCAAACCACTATTTATAAGAGAGCAGTTGACAAGAATTATCATTTAAAGATGAAGACATCTAGATTTATTTTCAGTGAAATAAATCAGAAATTTCCTATTCTCCCATTCACTGCCAG GGCTCTGGAAGAGAAACGAGCTCGTCTAGGTTTAGTCGAATGCGTGAATCATGATCTGTTGCAGCCATATCCTGTTCTTCATGAGAAGCCTG GGGATTATGTTGCTCATATAAAATTCACGGTGTTGCTAATGCCTAATGGATCAGACCGGATCACATTGCATCCGCTGCAGGAGCTGCAGCCAACCAAGACAATAGATGATCCTGAAATCAAAGGATGGTTAGCTTTGGGAACGAAGACGAAGAAAAAAGGTGGtgggaagaagaagaaag GTAAGAAGAATGAGGGTGATAAAGCTGATGCAGAGCCTATGGATGCATCAAAAACTGATGCCGCTGCATCTTAA
- the LOC107937079 gene encoding ERBB-3 BINDING PROTEIN 1 isoform X2: MYKNAKRKIERGVAFPTCLSVNNIVCHFSPLASDTSELQEGDMVKIDMGCHIDGFIAVVAHTHVVQEGPVNDRKADVIAAANTAAEVALRLVRPGKKNKDVTDAIQKVAAAYDCKIVEGVLSHQLKQFVIDGNKVILSVSNPDTRVDDAEFEENEVYAVDIVASTGEGKPKLLDEKQTTIYKRAVDKNYHLKMKTSRFIFSEINQKFPILPFTARALEEKRARLGLVECVNHDLLQPYPVLHEKPGDYVAHIKFTVLLMPNGSDRITLHPLQELQPTKTIDDPEIKGWLALGTKTKKKGGGKKKKGKKNEGDKADAEPMDASKTDAAAS, from the exons ATGTATAAGAATGCTAAGAGGAAGATTGAGAGAGGTGTTGCCTTCCCCACTTGTCTTTCTGTTAATAACATTGTTTGTCATTTCTCTCCACTTGCTAGTGACACCTCCGAGCTGCAAGAAGGTGATATGGTGAAGAT TGACATGGGTTGCCACATTGATGGGTTTATTGCTGTAGTTGCGCACACCCATGTTGTCCAGGAAGGACCAGTCAATGACAGGAAGGCTGATGTTATTGCTGCTGCAAATACCGCCGCAGAAGTTGCATTGAGGCTTGTTAGGCCTGGGAAGAAG AATAAAGATGTAACAGATGCAATTCAGAAGGTAGCTGCAGCTTATGACTGCAAAATTGTTGAAGGTGTTCTTAGCCATCAATTGAAGCAGTTTGTGATAGATGGAAACAAAGTCATACTCAGTGTCTCCAACCCAGATACGAGAGTTGATGATGCGGAGTTTGAGGAGAATGAAGTTTATGCAGTAGATATAGTTGCTTCAACTGGTGAAGGCAAG CCAAAACTTTTGGATGAGAAGCAAACCACTATTTATAAGAGAGCAGTTGACAAGAATTATCATTTAAAGATGAAGACATCTAGATTTATTTTCAGTGAAATAAATCAGAAATTTCCTATTCTCCCATTCACTGCCAG GGCTCTGGAAGAGAAACGAGCTCGTCTAGGTTTAGTCGAATGCGTGAATCATGATCTGTTGCAGCCATATCCTGTTCTTCATGAGAAGCCTG GGGATTATGTTGCTCATATAAAATTCACGGTGTTGCTAATGCCTAATGGATCAGACCGGATCACATTGCATCCGCTGCAGGAGCTGCAGCCAACCAAGACAATAGATGATCCTGAAATCAAAGGATGGTTAGCTTTGGGAACGAAGACGAAGAAAAAAGGTGGtgggaagaagaagaaag GTAAGAAGAATGAGGGTGATAAAGCTGATGCAGAGCCTATGGATGCATCAAAAACTGATGCCGCTGCATCTTAA
- the LOC107937081 gene encoding dnaJ protein ERDJ3A, producing MKIRSPLSFALFSTLLVLYGEAKTIDPYKVLGVDKNASQREIQKAFHKLSLQYHPDKNKSKGAQEKFSEINNAYDILSDEQKRKNYDMYGDDKGAPGFDAGHPGDHGGYTFFTGGGPGQSGFTSGPGGWQHMGGQGGSQSFSFSFGGPGGSRSSGSHGGPSSFGFDIDDIFSGFFGGGMKDQGQFGDFSSFSSSSRSQSQSRSSSKSIRAINSEAFRKEITDQGMTWLLLSYTQSLQGKQYYESIMGEVASLLSGAIKVGSINCETELSLCKDLAVHPERSPRLFVYSYKGSEKGSLEEYNGDLTAKNVKTFCQDHLPRFSKRISLNHFDLSSSNVERYPRVMLLSTKKNTPVIWRVLSGLYHKRFTFYDAEVHDVSDPAVKKLGVDALPAIVGWLSNGEKHILKSSISVKDLKSAIKDLSVLLDSFEKKNRKVASSRTSEEQTASAEGQLPLLTALNFDGLCGDKTPVCIIGGFRSSKSRDKLESLLSKVSKKSLSRRQNVASGSRDALSYVLLDATKQQSFLGAFEKSGFKSIDNILVAYKPRKGKHVAFTGDMTIEEVEKFISSVLNGDVQFTRTRQKPVLK from the exons ATGAAAATTCGATCGCCACTTTCTTTTGCGCTTTTTTCAACGCTGTTAGTTTTATACGGTGAAGCCAAAACCATTGATCCTTACAAG GTTCTTGGCGTGGACAAAAATGCGAGTCAAAGAGAGATTCAGAAAGCTTTCCACAA GCTTTCTCTTCAATATCACCCTGACAAGAACAAAAGTAAAGGTGCACAAGAGAAGTTTTCTGAGATCAACAACG CATATGACATTTTATCAGATGAGCAGAAGAGAAAAAATTATGATATGTATGGTGATGACAAAGGTGCCCCAGGATTTGATGCTGGGCACCCCGGGGATCATGGTGGATATACTTTCTTCACCGGCGGTGGACCTGGACAAAGTGGGTTTACATCAGGACCAGGTGGATGGCAGCACATGGGTGGGCAGGGAGGTTCCCAGAGTTTCTCATTTTCGTTTGGTGGCCCTGGTGGATCACGCTCATCTGGTAGCCATGGTGGACCAAGTTCCTTTGGTTTTGATATTGACGATATTTTCTCAGGGTTCTTTGGGGGTGGTATGAAAGATCAGGGTCAGTTTGGTGATTTCAGCAGTTTCAGCAGTTCGAGCAGGTCCCAGTCACAATCTAGGAGTTCATCTAAGAGCATCAGAGCAATAAATTCGGAGGCCTTCAGGAAAGAAATAACTGACCAAGGGATGACTTGGCTTTTATTATCTTATACACAATCATTGCAGGGGAAACAATATTATGAATCTATCATGGGGGAGGTGGCCAGTTTATTATCAGGAGCTATAAAG GTTGGGAGCATAAATTGTGAAACTGAGTTGTCTTTATGTAAGGATCTTGCTGTTCATCCAGAGAGGTCTCCAAGGTTGTTTGTTTACTCATACAAAGGAAGTGAGAAGGGTTCTCTTGAAGAATACAATGGTGATTTGACGGCTAAGAATGTCAAAACATTTTGTCAAGATCATTTACCTAGGTTTTCAAAAAGGATTAGCCTAAATCATTTTGACTTGTCTTCTAGTAATGTAGAAAGATACCCAAGGGTGATGCTTCTTTCTACCAAAAAGAATACACCTGTAATCTGGCGTGTTCTCAGTGGCTTGTATCACAAAAGGTTCACTTTCTATGATGCAGAG GTTCATGACGTTTCTGATCCAGCTGTGAAGAAGTTAGGTGTTGATGCACTTCCAGCTATAGTTGGGTGGCTGTCCAATGGAGAGAAGCACATCCTGAAATCCAGTATTTCGGTGAAGGATTTGAAATCTGCAATCAAAGATCTCAGTGTGTTGCTTGATAGTTTTGAGAAGAAGAATAGAAAGGTAGCTTCATCTCGGACTAGTGAAGAACAGACAGCTTCCGCAGAGGGACAGTTGCCTTTGTTGACAGCATTGAACTTTGATGGTCTTTGTGGGGATAAAACTCCTGTCTGCATTATCGGTGGATTCCGATCATCCAAATCTAGGGATAAGCTGGAGTCCCTTTTATCTAAG GTTTCTAAGAAATCTCTATCAAGGAGACAGAATGTAGCATCTGGTTCTAGGGATGCTTTATCCTATGTCCTTTTAGATGCTACCAAGCAACAATCATTTCTAGGTGCATTTGAAAAGTCTGGATTCAAATCGATAGATAACATCCTGGTGGCGTACAAACCTCGGAAGGGAAAGCATGTTGCATTTACAGGTGACATGACCATTGAAGAGGTAGAGAAATTCATAAGCTCTGTTCTTAATGGAGACGTACAATTTACCAGGACAAGGCAGAAGCCAGTTCTCAAGTGA